The Vitis vinifera cultivar Pinot Noir 40024 chromosome 16, ASM3070453v1 DNA segment TTAGAAGAGGAGACATGTAAGTGAAGAAAGTCTTACCAATCATCGAGGTGTTGCAGGGATAGTAAAATTCGCATTTACTAAGTTCTTCTTGAAGTCCTATATTAAACCATTCGTGCCATGTTAGTCACAAGGAAGAATGCCCTTGATTgcctaaattttaaatttattgagaAGCAAGAAATGGAGAGATTAATTAAGATGAAAGAACtctaaataaatcttttgtctTATTCtcatgagaaaataataattgcaAGAAGCATCCTTACCTCCAAATTTTAAGGTGTAGGGAGAAAGTAACCCCCCTGTTAACAATGAATTAggaaattttgtaaaaaaaataggaaaaatgaataaaataaagatttgatttcaaagaaaattttagttgAAGCCTTACTAAAGAAGGGTagcaataaataaattcttataaaCTTCCAAAGCCCTGTCCAAAGCCCTGCAAGATTAAACCAAACAAGTGAAATTAGGGATGGAAATATTGAAGACTAATGCAAGGAAGATAAGATGGTTAGGCATAATCAGATTTTCAGGGAATTAATTTCCTATAAAATCGCGTTTCCTTGATTGCAGGCACTGTAACCCCAACTCCAAAGATCAAGTATGAGGGCATCTTATACTCACCATTTTTCTCTGGAGTGTTGCCAGTAAGGTCGGCCCATGACTTGCATTCAAAGCCGACGTTCCCAGTGAAATTTATATCGTAGCAATCTTGCCCTATCATTTCGCATTGGCGGTGGCAGAAGAGAGGCAAAAATGAAAGCTGAAGCCCCAGAAGCATATAATTTTGCAAATCTGACATCGAAAGATTGCTGGGCTCTGGAAGTGACTTCAACGGTTGAATAATAATAGATGTGCCGATGGTGCATGAATACGGAATATCTCCCACCGACACATAGTCTCCGACAACTGCATAAGCGTATGTTggtgaggaagaggaagagcCTCTAGTGTTGCATGGAATTATATGAAGGTAGTTGTCGTCCCTGATTGACTGCTCACAGTTCATCAAAactattgtatagaatattggTTCAGAAGGATAAGGAGAAGCAGGATTCCATTTATAAGGCAGAGTATAACCAGCACTCCATGCAGAAGACGAATCATATGGATTTTCTTTGTAATATGCACCAATGGAATTAAGAGGACTGGAGATCCAACAGTTGTCCTTCTTTCGCCGAGGATCCACTACCCGAATTGTATAATTCTGGTAGTTGATCTGGGTAACTAAGTATGTCCCACCATGAAGGTTTATCATAGTACGATTGTTTTCACAAATCAATTCATACTCAGGGTAACCGCAGCTGCGGGGATCGTCTTGTAATCGAAAAGGGTAGGAAATGTTCCTCATATCTCCGCAGGAAGAGGGGCTGCATATCTGGTACTTGTGATGCTTAGCAACACAAACTGAAAGGAAGCAGGCATGGATGACTACTGTCATGAGGCCTACTCCCACGAGTTGTGCCTCCCTTAACATTATCaaattttagagagagagagagagagagagagatgctcTGTTTTTGGGTTGTGAGTTCCACAGAGAGAGAGATACTCTGTTTTAATTGCAGCTTTCTTCAACATGTTATTCTTCCCCAAACTGTTTGATTTTTCAACTGGGACCACACTTTCATCCCATCACATCCAGCCAACTGTGAGCTTCCCATTATTTAGAATCACTATGTTAAAAATGATGCTTGAAGTTATTATGGTTTATATTGGAAttgtttatgttttaaatattacCTAATTTTTAGGTCTCAACAATGGGAAAAGGATAAAGAAGGATCATCTTTATCATCTTTCTTTACTCATACGGCATGTTAGTAAATACTGATAGACCaattttctacaattttttcaagtaaattttatattctgagataaaactaaatttttattgTAGCAGTCCTCCATCTTTTTTGTATTCCCTAAAAGCACCTGCTTCCTAAACAAACAAAGTTCTTCTCCCTttgtacaaaattttcaaatctaattatatatataaagtaggGGAGAAGCAGTGCAAATTAAAACTATAGAGATAAGCAGTTGCTTAAAAATGGGCATctctttattcttcttcttcttgtttatgAGATTGTTTGCAGAGATTAATGGAGGAAGCCGAGATGATGAGTGCAAGGCGTCAAGGTGCAGTCACCATGGTCCAGTCATCCGGTTTCCGTTCCGGCTAAAACACCAGCCAGAACACTGTGGATATCCGGAGTTTGAGCTATCATGCTCAGAAGAGAAGCGGACCATACTAGAGCTGCCCTCTTCAGGAAAGCTCTGggtgaaggaaataaattacACTTCTCAGGAGATTGTTCTCTGGTACCCGCGTGATTACCTTCAATGGCAGATTCTAAACTTTAATTTATCTGCCTTTCCCTTCCAGTTCAAAGATGAGTACACATACAGCAACTTCTCCTTCTTCAATTGTTCTGAAGATATAACAAATCAGCTATCATATGCTGATAATCAACTTTGGTCCATCCCTTGCAGTATTCTCTCAAGTAACCCAGTTTATGTCGCTCCTTCCTCTTACTCTCTCGCTGAAGTGAACTTATCCTCTTGCCGGAAGATTTTCAATGCTACACTCCCAGaatattatacatataattATATGGTTTATCATGAAAGGGAATTTTATATGAATTGGTCAAAACCTATGTGCGGAAACTGtgaagcaaaaggaaacaagTGCCAACGGAAGAAGAATAATAGCAGGGAACCTGAAATCGAATGCATTGATAAACCAGCAAAAGGTACTAAATCCCGCTTCTTCATCATTTTCACCTTGCAAGCCCTTTCTTATCTCCTACTATGATGTTAATATGCACATGAAATTTTCTATAGTATTCTCTGTTTGTACCATAAAATTGGATTGAACCCTTATGGATGTGAACCAAATTAACTACTATAGTAATGGATCTgaacatgcaatattatttattcattacaaGCTAGCTACAACAATTAGGCTTAGCTAAAACAATCGAACCTGTAGAAAGGACTGCAAAGGCCAAGGTTGAAatccaaatacaccaaaaataACTATACTCATGTTACAACGTCATGTAATCTATTATGATTTTACTAATTAAAAGAATACAAAAAGCTAATAAGTTTACTATCTTTTACAGGTGCTCCAATGGATAAAATGGTGCTTACAGGTGATTTCCTATTCATATTCTTTTCAATAATGAGGGTGACATCATGATGATGATTCTtagtttgtcttttttttttttttttcttgtttcatttACTTATAGAAACTTTTTTTCCCCTATGTGCAGAAGCAATCCTTGGTTTCCTTCATTTCACTTTTGGAatctttataatatttattgtcTATCGCTCTAATAAGTTGAAAAGAGAGCATAgaataaatattcaaaagttTTTGGAAGATTATAGAGCTCTGAAGCCCTCAAGGTACTCCTATGCTGATATTAAAAAGATCACAAATAATTTCAAGGACAAACTAGGTCAAGGAGGCTATGGGACCGTTTATAAAGGAAAGCTCtcaaatgaagtttttgttgcTGTAAAGATCCTTGATGGTttcaaaggaaatggagaagagTTCATTAATGAAGTAGGAACAATGAGTACCATACATCATGTTAACGTGGTTCGGTTGCTCGGGTTTTGTGCAGATGGATATAAGCGAGctttgatttatgaatttttaccAAATGAGTCACTAGACAAGTTTATATTTTCAGCATTTGGTAATAATTATTCTCTGGGTTGGCATAAGCTTCAAGAAATTGCTATTGGCATAGCTAAAGGTATTGAGTATCTTCACCAAGGTTGTGATCAAAGAATCCTTCATTTGGATATCAAACCTCATAATATTTTGCTTGATCATAACTCTAATCCGAAGATTTCTGATTTTGGTTTAGCCAAATTATGCTCTAAGGAGCAAAGTGCAGTATCTATGACAGCAGCAAGGGGAACCATGGGTTATATTGCACCAGAAATGTTATCAAGAAATTTTGGGAATGTATCTTATAAGTcagatgtttatagttttggtaTGTTGTTGATCGAAATGGTAGGGGGAAGGAAGAATATTGATGCTACAGTAGAAAATACTAGTCAAGCATACTTCCCAGAATGGCTCTA contains these protein-coding regions:
- the LOC100853763 gene encoding rust resistance kinase Lr10 translates to MGISLFFFFLFMRLFAEINGGSRDDECKASRCSHHGPVIRFPFRLKHQPEHCGYPEFELSCSEEKRTILELPSSGKLWVKEINYTSQEIVLWYPRDYLQWQILNFNLSAFPFQFKDEYTYSNFSFFNCSEDITNQLSYADNQLWSIPCSILSSNPVYVAPSSYSLAEVNLSSCRKIFNATLPEYYTYNYMVYHEREFYMNWSKPMCGNCEAKGNKCQRKKNNSREPEIECIDKPAKGAPMDKMVLTEAILGFLHFTFGIFIIFIVYRSNKLKREHRINIQKFLEDYRALKPSRYSYADIKKITNNFKDKLGQGGYGTVYKGKLSNEVFVAVKILDGFKGNGEEFINEVGTMSTIHHVNVVRLLGFCADGYKRALIYEFLPNESLDKFIFSAFGNNYSLGWHKLQEIAIGIAKGIEYLHQGCDQRILHLDIKPHNILLDHNSNPKISDFGLAKLCSKEQSAVSMTAARGTMGYIAPEMLSRNFGNVSYKSDVYSFGMLLIEMVGGRKNIDATVENTSQAYFPEWLYNHLDQEQEVHIRIEDESDIKIAKKLSIIGLWCIQWYPIDRPSMKIVIGMLEREGGNLVMPPNPFTSMGQTRTSVRRRITSIQPELTVITEIE